The Halorhabdus sp. BNX81 genome includes a region encoding these proteins:
- a CDS encoding DNA-directed RNA polymerase subunit A': protein MSTGQSPKSIGRLSFGLMNPEEYRDMSATKVITADTYDDDGFPIDMGLMDPRLGVIDPGLECKTCGKHSGSCNGHFGHIELAAPVIHVGFSKLIRRLLRGTCRECSRLTAVDGSKYTDGDGNVDLEAASAAAEDKKREFKEELRRARELSNDPSDVLKSAIRQARSASRCPHCGEKQFDVKHEKPTTYYEIIEVPHAELAERLSMAMDPPEGEPVTPDELEEATDGGFDAGRIRELLSDTYRPDRNDIPALQEIGSALHRFNDLEEHLGDELDIESPSSFLLEEDMDKLMPSDIRDWFEEIPDDDLEAIGVNPETSRPEWMILTVLPVPPVTARPSITLDNGQRSEDDLTHKLVDIIRINQRFMENREAGAPQLIIEDLWELLQYHVTTFMDNEISGTPPARHRSGRPLKTLSQRLKGKEGRFRGSLSGKRVNFSARTVISPDPTLSLNEVGVPDRVASEMTQTMNVNERNLAEARQYVSNGPEAHPGANYVRRPDGRRLKVTEKNCEELAEKVEPGWEVARHLLDGDIVIFNRQPSLHRMSIMAHEVVVMPYKTFRLNTVVCPPYNADFDGDEMNMHALQNEEARAEARVLMRVQEQMLSPRFGENIIGAIQDHITSVYLLTHQNPHFNETQALDLLRATNVDELPEPDGEEDGRAYWTGRSIFSELLPDDLDLEFTSEAGDDVVIEDGQLLEGTIDDSAVGAFGGEIVDTIAKVYDKTRARIFINEVSTLAVRTIMHFGFSIGIDDESIPPAAQEQVEEAIGSAYDRVQELIETYEQGDLESLPGRTVDETLEMKIMQTLGQARDSAGDIAEDHFAEDNPAVVMADSGARGSMLNLTQMAGCVGQQAVRGERINRGYEDRTLSHFEENDLSAEAHGFVEHSYREGLGPKEFFFHAMGGREGLVDTAVRTSKSGYLQRRLINALSELETQYDGTVRDTSDTVVQFEFGEDGTSPVDVSSNEDFDIDVEAITERIVEAEFDDESEKATFLEREASPTNLSEHADEWWHAEAGD, encoded by the coding sequence ATGAGCACAGGACAATCACCCAAGTCGATCGGGCGTCTCAGCTTCGGGCTGATGAACCCCGAGGAGTACCGCGATATGAGTGCCACGAAGGTCATCACGGCCGACACCTACGACGACGACGGCTTCCCCATCGACATGGGGCTGATGGACCCGCGACTCGGCGTGATCGACCCCGGCCTGGAGTGTAAGACCTGTGGCAAACACTCGGGATCGTGTAACGGCCACTTCGGCCATATCGAACTCGCCGCTCCCGTCATCCACGTCGGCTTCTCGAAGCTCATTCGCCGATTGCTGCGCGGAACCTGTCGGGAATGCTCCCGGCTGACGGCCGTCGACGGCTCGAAGTACACTGATGGCGACGGCAACGTCGATCTCGAAGCAGCTTCGGCCGCTGCCGAGGACAAGAAACGCGAGTTCAAGGAGGAACTCCGGCGGGCGCGAGAACTCTCGAACGACCCTTCGGACGTCCTCAAGTCGGCGATCCGGCAGGCCCGCTCGGCCAGCCGGTGTCCCCACTGCGGCGAAAAGCAATTCGACGTCAAACACGAGAAACCGACGACGTACTACGAGATCATCGAGGTCCCCCACGCCGAGCTCGCCGAGCGGCTCAGCATGGCGATGGACCCGCCGGAAGGTGAGCCAGTCACGCCCGACGAACTCGAAGAGGCGACTGACGGTGGGTTCGACGCCGGTCGGATCCGGGAACTGCTCTCGGACACCTACCGCCCGGACCGCAACGACATCCCCGCGCTCCAGGAGATCGGCAGCGCGCTCCATCGGTTCAACGACCTCGAGGAGCATCTCGGCGACGAGCTCGACATCGAGAGTCCGTCGTCGTTCCTCCTCGAGGAGGACATGGACAAGCTGATGCCCAGCGACATCCGGGACTGGTTCGAGGAGATCCCGGACGACGACCTCGAGGCGATCGGGGTCAACCCCGAAACCTCGCGGCCGGAGTGGATGATCCTCACCGTCCTGCCGGTGCCGCCGGTGACGGCCCGTCCCTCGATCACGTTGGACAACGGCCAGCGGAGCGAGGACGACCTCACCCACAAGCTGGTGGACATCATCCGGATCAACCAGCGGTTCATGGAGAACCGCGAGGCCGGCGCGCCCCAGCTGATCATCGAGGACCTCTGGGAACTGCTGCAGTACCACGTCACCACGTTCATGGACAACGAGATCAGTGGGACGCCGCCGGCGCGACACCGCTCGGGGCGGCCGCTGAAGACCCTCTCCCAGCGACTGAAGGGCAAGGAAGGACGCTTCCGTGGCAGTCTCTCCGGGAAGCGCGTGAACTTCTCGGCGCGGACCGTCATCTCGCCGGACCCGACCCTGAGCCTCAACGAGGTCGGGGTGCCCGACCGGGTCGCAAGCGAGATGACCCAGACGATGAACGTCAACGAGCGCAACCTCGCGGAGGCCCGCCAGTACGTCTCCAACGGGCCCGAAGCGCATCCGGGTGCGAACTACGTCCGCCGGCCGGACGGTCGGCGGCTCAAGGTGACCGAGAAGAACTGCGAGGAGCTCGCCGAGAAGGTCGAGCCGGGCTGGGAAGTGGCTCGCCACCTGCTCGACGGCGACATCGTGATCTTCAACCGCCAGCCGAGTCTCCACCGGATGTCAATCATGGCCCACGAGGTCGTGGTGATGCCCTACAAGACGTTCCGGCTGAACACCGTCGTCTGTCCGCCGTACAACGCCGACTTCGACGGCGACGAGATGAACATGCACGCCCTCCAGAACGAGGAGGCCCGTGCCGAGGCTCGCGTCCTCATGCGCGTCCAGGAACAGATGCTCTCGCCGCGCTTCGGCGAGAACATCATCGGGGCGATCCAGGACCACATCACGTCGGTGTACCTGCTGACCCACCAGAACCCCCACTTCAACGAGACCCAGGCCCTGGACCTCCTGCGGGCGACGAACGTCGACGAGTTGCCCGAACCTGATGGAGAGGAAGATGGCCGGGCCTACTGGACGGGTCGGTCGATCTTCTCGGAACTGTTGCCGGACGACCTCGACCTCGAATTCACGAGCGAGGCCGGCGACGACGTCGTCATCGAGGACGGCCAGTTGCTCGAAGGGACGATCGACGACAGCGCAGTCGGGGCCTTCGGCGGCGAGATCGTCGACACGATCGCGAAGGTCTACGACAAGACGCGGGCGCGGATCTTCATCAATGAGGTCTCGACGCTCGCGGTCCGGACGATCATGCACTTCGGGTTCTCGATCGGCATCGACGACGAGTCGATCCCGCCGGCAGCCCAGGAGCAGGTCGAGGAGGCAATCGGCAGCGCCTACGACCGCGTCCAGGAACTCATCGAGACCTACGAACAGGGCGATCTCGAATCGCTCCCGGGTCGGACGGTCGACGAGACCCTGGAGATGAAGATCATGCAGACGCTCGGCCAGGCCCGTGACAGCGCGGGTGACATCGCCGAGGACCACTTCGCCGAGGACAACCCGGCAGTGGTGATGGCCGACTCCGGGGCGCGTGGGTCGATGCTGAACCTGACCCAGATGGCCGGGTGTGTCGGCCAGCAGGCAGTCCGCGGCGAGCGGATCAACCGTGGCTACGAGGACCGCACGCTCAGCCACTTCGAAGAGAACGACCTCTCGGCGGAGGCCCACGGCTTCGTCGAGCACTCCTATCGTGAGGGCCTCGGCCCGAAGGAGTTCTTCTTCCACGCGATGGGTGGCCGCGAGGGCCTGGTCGACACGGCAGTCCGGACCTCCAAGTCCGGGTACCTCCAGCGTCGGCTGATCAACGCCCTCTCCGAACTGGAAACTCAGTACGACGGCACCGTCCGGGACACCAGCGACACCGTCGTCCAGTTCGAGTTCGGCGAGGACGGCACCTCGCCGGTGGACGTCTCTTCGAACGAGGACTTCGACATCGACGTCGAGGCGATCACCGAGCGGATCGTCGAGGCCGAGTTCGACGATGAAAGCGAGAAGGCGACGTTCCTCGAGCGCGAGGCGAGTCCGACCAACCTCTCGGAACACGCGGACGAGTGGTGGCACGCGGAGGCCGGAGACTGA